The DNA region CGGCGGCCTCGTCGGCAAGGTGACCAAGGTGGTCGACGACGACCAGATCGAGTTCGAGATTTCGGACGGCGTTCGCGTGCGGCAGATGCGCCAAATGATTTCGGGCGTGCGGACCAAGGGCGAGCCGGCGAAGGGCGATGCCAAGGACGAGGCGTCCGCGAGCTGATTGCCGCGGAGCCCTTTGCCGAATCTGACAGGTCAATTCGATGTTGTATTTCACGCGGTGGCGAGCGCTGGGGATTATCCTGACAGCGCTGGTGGTCTGCCTGTGCGCCGTGCCCAATTTCTTCCCCGAGGCGCAGGTCAAGACCTGGCCGGCCTGGGCGCAGCGGCGCCTCGTCCTCGGCCTCGATTTGCAGGGCGGCTCGTATCTGCTGCTCGAGGTCGACGCCAATTATGTGAAGAAGGAAAAGCTCGAACAGGTTCGCGACGATACAAGGAAGGCGCTGCGTGACGCCCGGATCGGCTTCACCGGAGGCATCACGATCCGCAACGACGCCGTCGAGGCCCGGATCGCGAAGGAAGCCGATGTTCCGGCGGCGCTGGCGAAACTTCGCGAGATCGCGCAGCCGATCGGCGGCTTGCTCGGCTCCGGCGGCCAGCGCGATGTTGATGTGACGGACGCGGGCGGCGGCTTGATCCGCCTGACCGTGTCGCAGCCCGCGATGATCGAGCGGATGCGCAAGACCATCGAGCAGTCGATCCAGATCGTCGAGCGCCGCGTCAACGAGCTCGGCACCGTCGAGCCGTTGATCCAGCGTCAGGGCACCGACCGCATCCTGGTGCAGGTGCCGGGCCTGCAGGACCCGACCCATCTGAAGGAGCTGCTCGGCAAGACCGCGAAGATGGAATTCCGCATGGTCGACACCACGGCGTCGCCCGATCAGGCCACGGTGCCGGCGGATTCGGAGCGGCTCGTGAGCGCGTCGCCGCCACCGGTTCCGTACATTGTGAAGAAGCAGGTGCTGGTTTCCGGAAGTGAACTCTCCGACGCCCAGCCCGGCTTCGACCAGCGCACCGGCGAAGCAATCGTCAGCTTCAAGTTCAATACGTCGGGCGCCCGCAAGTTCGCTCAGGCGACCGCCGACAATGTCGGCCAGCCGTTTGCGATCGTGCTCGACAACAAGGTGATCTCGGCACCCGTGATTCGCGAGCCGATCACCGGCGGACAGGGCCAGATCTCCGGCAGCTTCACGGTGCAGTCGGCCAACGATCTGGCGATCTTGATGCGCGCCGGCGCGCTGCCGGCGCCGCTGACCGTGGTCGAGGAGCGCACCGTCGGTCCCGGCCTCGGTCAGGACTCGATCGAAAAGGGCGAGCTTGCGGCCTATGTCGGCTCGATCCTGGTCATCGTGTTCATGCTGATCACTTACCGGCTGTTCGGGGTGTTCGCCAACATCGCGGTGGCCATCAACGTCGCCATGATCTTCGGGCTGCTGTCGCTGCTGAACGCCACGCTGACCTTGCCCGGCATCGCCGGCATCGTGCTGACGGTGGGCATCGCGGTCGACTCCAACGTGCTGATCTACGAGCGCATCCGCGAGGAATTGCGCGGCGGCCGCAACGCGATCTCGGCGATCGACGCCGGCTTCAAGCGGGCGCTGGCAACCATCCTCGATTCCAACATCACCACCTTCATCGCCGCCGCCGTGCTGTTCTACATCGGCACCGGACCGGTGCGCGGCTTTGCCGTGACGCTCGGCATCGGCATCATCACCACGGTGTTCACCGCCTTTACCTTGACGCGCCTGATCGTCGCGGCATGGGTGCGGTGGAAGCGGCCGCAAACCGTGCCGATCTGAGAGGCCTATTGTGACTCATACCGTTCTGATTGGCCTTGGCATCCTGATCGCCGTGCTCACCGTGGTCGCGGCGCTCGGGCTGATGCCGGCGCTGCGCATCGTGCCCGACGACACGCATTTCGACTTCACGCGCTTTCGCCGCATCAGCTTCCCGATCTCGGCGCTGCTCTCGATCGTTGCGATCACGCTGTTCTTCACCCACGGCCTGAATTTCGGCATCGACTTCAAGGGCGGTACATTGCTGGAGGTCCGGGCCAAGTCCGGCACCGCCGACATTGCCGCGATGCGCACGACCTTGAACGGCCTGGGCCTCGGCGAGGTGCAGTTGCAGCAGTTCGGAGGTCCGGCCGAAGTCCTGATCCGCGTCGCCGAGCAACCCGGCGGCGATCAGGCACAACAGGACGCGGTGACGAAGGTTCGCGGCGCGCTCGGCGATTCCGTCGACTACCGCCGCGTCGAAGTGGTGGGACCGCGTGTCTCCGGCGAATTGCTCGCCTACGGCATGCTCGGCCTGATGCTCGCGATCGTCGGCATCCTGATCTATCTCTGGTTCCGGTTCGAGTGGCAATTCGCGCTCGGCGCCATGATCGCCAACGTCCACGACATCGTGCTGACGATCGGCTTCATGTCGATCACCCAGGTCGACTTCGATCTCACCAGCATCGCGGCGCTGCTGACGATTCTCGGCTACTCGCTCAACGACACCGTCGTCATCTACGACCGTATCCGCGAGATGCTGCGGCGCTACAAGAAGATGCCGATGCCGCAGCTGCTGAATGAATCGATCAACTCGACGCTGTCGCGCTCGATCATCACCCACGTCACCGTGACGCTGGCACTGCTCGCGCTGCTGCTGTTTGGCGGCCAGGCGATTCACAGCTTCACCGCCGTCATGATGTTCGGCGTGGTGCTGGTCGGCACCTATACCTCGATCTTCATCGCGGCACCGATCCTGATCTATCTCGGCGTCGGCACCACGCGGCGCGACGCCGCCGACGATGAATCGGAGAAGAAGCCGAACGCGGCAGCCAAGAAGTAGCCGGTCATGAGCAACTCCTCGGACGCTCCCCATCTTCCGAGGTCGGCGCCGATCGAGGCCTACGGCAAGGGCGGCTTCGCGTTTGCCGATATGTCGCACCGCGGCTCGCTGCTGTGCCTGCCCGATGCGATCTGGGCCTGGGCGGTGACCAGGCCGCAGGAGATCGACGAATACGCGCTGCAGAAGGTATTCGCGGCCGCCAATGCGATCGACACGCTGATCGTCGGCACCGGCACCGAGGTCTGGGTGCCGCCGAAGGGCCTGCGCGAAGCCCTGCGCGCGGTGCGGGTGGTGCTCGACCCGATGCAGACGGGCCCCGCGATCCGCACCTACAACATCATGCTGGGCGAGCGGCGTCGCGTCGCGGCGGCGCTGATCGCGGTGCCATGAGCACGACGGAGGCGCCGACCGACGGCGCGGCATTCTGCGCCGATCTGGTGCGAACCCATGACTTCGTGCGCTACGCGTCGACCTTGTTCATGCCGGGTCCGGAGCGCCGGGCGCTGCTCGCGATCTACGCCTTCAACATCGAAGTCTCGCGCGTGCACGAGCAGGTCAGCCAGCCGCTGCCCGGCGAGATGCGGCTGCAATGGTGGACCGACATGCTGGCCGGGACCGGACACGGCGGCGTCGAGGGCAATCCGGTCGCAGCTGAGCTGCTGTATGCGATCCGCAATCACCGCCTGCCGGTCTCGCCGTTCTCGCTCCTGGTCGAGGAGCATCAGTTCGATCTCTACAACGACCCGATGCCGTCGCTGGCCGCGCTCGAGGGCTACCTCGACGCCACGGCATCGGCGCTGTTCGCGCAAGCCACGCGCGTGGTGGCGCGGCCATCGGAGGCGATCGATCACCTGGCCCGTCATGCCGGCCTCGCGCAAGGCATGGCGCAGGTCATCGCGGCGCTGGGCCGCGATGCCTCGCGGCAGCAGCTGTTTCTGCCGGTCCAGCTGCTGCAGCAGCACGGCAGCAGCAAGGAGGAGGTGTTTGCCGGCAAGCCCACGCCGAACATCGGTGCTGCGATCGATCAGCTTGCGGACGAGGCCCAGGGCCATCTCAAGACCGCATTCGGGCTGCTTGCGGATGTGCCATCCGGCGTGAGGCCGATCTTCCTGCCGCTTGCTCACATCAGGCGCGAGCTGAACCGGGCAAGGAGGGCCGACTACGATCCGTTCCTGCCGAAGCCGGCGTCGCGCCTGCGCACGCTCTGGACGTTGTGGCGAG from Bradyrhizobium sp. B124 includes:
- the secD gene encoding protein translocase subunit SecD, with product MLYFTRWRALGIILTALVVCLCAVPNFFPEAQVKTWPAWAQRRLVLGLDLQGGSYLLLEVDANYVKKEKLEQVRDDTRKALRDARIGFTGGITIRNDAVEARIAKEADVPAALAKLREIAQPIGGLLGSGGQRDVDVTDAGGGLIRLTVSQPAMIERMRKTIEQSIQIVERRVNELGTVEPLIQRQGTDRILVQVPGLQDPTHLKELLGKTAKMEFRMVDTTASPDQATVPADSERLVSASPPPVPYIVKKQVLVSGSELSDAQPGFDQRTGEAIVSFKFNTSGARKFAQATADNVGQPFAIVLDNKVISAPVIREPITGGQGQISGSFTVQSANDLAILMRAGALPAPLTVVEERTVGPGLGQDSIEKGELAAYVGSILVIVFMLITYRLFGVFANIAVAINVAMIFGLLSLLNATLTLPGIAGIVLTVGIAVDSNVLIYERIREELRGGRNAISAIDAGFKRALATILDSNITTFIAAAVLFYIGTGPVRGFAVTLGIGIITTVFTAFTLTRLIVAAWVRWKRPQTVPI
- a CDS encoding phytoene/squalene synthase family protein, translating into MSTTEAPTDGAAFCADLVRTHDFVRYASTLFMPGPERRALLAIYAFNIEVSRVHEQVSQPLPGEMRLQWWTDMLAGTGHGGVEGNPVAAELLYAIRNHRLPVSPFSLLVEEHQFDLYNDPMPSLAALEGYLDATASALFAQATRVVARPSEAIDHLARHAGLAQGMAQVIAALGRDASRQQLFLPVQLLQQHGSSKEEVFAGKPTPNIGAAIDQLADEAQGHLKTAFGLLADVPSGVRPIFLPLAHIRRELNRARRADYDPFLPKPASRLRTLWTLWRAARTEEFGR
- the secF gene encoding protein translocase subunit SecF, with product MTHTVLIGLGILIAVLTVVAALGLMPALRIVPDDTHFDFTRFRRISFPISALLSIVAITLFFTHGLNFGIDFKGGTLLEVRAKSGTADIAAMRTTLNGLGLGEVQLQQFGGPAEVLIRVAEQPGGDQAQQDAVTKVRGALGDSVDYRRVEVVGPRVSGELLAYGMLGLMLAIVGILIYLWFRFEWQFALGAMIANVHDIVLTIGFMSITQVDFDLTSIAALLTILGYSLNDTVVIYDRIREMLRRYKKMPMPQLLNESINSTLSRSIITHVTVTLALLALLLFGGQAIHSFTAVMMFGVVLVGTYTSIFIAAPILIYLGVGTTRRDAADDESEKKPNAAAKK
- a CDS encoding MTH938/NDUFAF3 family protein, with translation MSNSSDAPHLPRSAPIEAYGKGGFAFADMSHRGSLLCLPDAIWAWAVTRPQEIDEYALQKVFAAANAIDTLIVGTGTEVWVPPKGLREALRAVRVVLDPMQTGPAIRTYNIMLGERRRVAAALIAVP